The nucleotide sequence AGCTCTTCCTCTGTGTATCCTGTCAGTTCCTCGAACTGGTGGTTAGCCATCTGAAATTTCCCGTGCTGTGCAATGTAGGCGCCGGTCGGAGAACTGCCAAACAAAGTGCGGAACAGGTGTTCTGCCTGCTTGCGCTCGCTGATGTCACGCAGAACGCTGACAACTTCCAGCGGTTGCCCATGCGAGTCACGGACGATAGATGAGGAGGTTTCCGCCCAGACTGTGGAGCCATCCTTGCGATAGAACTCAAGCTCCACGGGACGCCGCCTAGATTGCGGGCTCTCTTCATCGGCGTCACCCGCCAGAACCTTCGCCAGCCACTCCCTAGCCATTTTGGCAGAAGCAGGCGTCAGGGATTGTTCCGGCGGGTGATCCATAGCTTCTTCGACGCTGTAGCCCAGCAGGCGCGTGATAGAAGGGCTGATGTAAACTGGCTGTCCGTTCATGCCGGTACTGGTAATAACATCGGTCACATTCTCAGCCAGCAAGCGGTATCGCTGCTCACTCTCTCTCAGCGCATCTTCAACCCGCTTGCGATCGCTGACGTCGCGTGTGATGCCGACGTAGCCAATCACATGACCTTGCCTATCCCTCAGCGCACCAGCGCTTATTTCCACTGGAAGCTCAGACTTATCTGCACGCAATACTGAGCATTCGTACCTTACCGCCCCTTGTGAGGTGCCTTCCTGCCACACTGCCAGTGCCTTCTGGCGGTCACGCGGTGCAATTAATTCGCTAGTGTTTTTCCCCAGAATTTCTTCTTTGGTGCTGAACCCATGTATTTCCACCACTCTTTGATTAACATCAGTAATAATACCCTGCGGGTCAGCAACCGTTATCCCGTCCATTGCACTCTCAAGCATAAGCCGTAGTCTTTCCTCTGATTTCCACAGCCTTTCCTCCGCTTGCTTGCGCTCCGTGATATCATGAGAAACGATTTGCACCGCATAGACCTTGCCGCTCTTGTCTCTGACAGGTTGAAGAATTGACCAAAACCAGCGTCTGCCCGAAGGTATCTCCACCTCACTCTCAAAATGAATAGCTTTTCCTGACATAGCTATCTGGCGAAATCCCTCCGCGTAACCGGAGGCCTGTTCAGGATGCAGATCGTATATTGACTTGCCAACAAAGTCTTCCGGTTTTCCTCCCAGGTTCTTGACTCCAACGGAGTTCACCATGAGGAGGGTGCCATCTATGCTGTAAACAGTGATCGGATCACCGTAGTTGTCGAAGAGCAGCCTGTATCTTTCTTCTGACCTTTGCAGTTCCTCCGCTACCCCTTGGTCATCGGCGATACTCCGGAAGACCACCACGATGCCGGCGATCCCTCCCCTGCCACTTGACACAGGTACGATGTCCCCGAAAATACGGCGCGCAGTGCCATCCCTGGTAAGGAGCGTCGTGCCACCTGGCACGCTGGCGACGGCACCTTCTCTGAGTGCCTTCGTCAGTAGGCTCTCTGTCAAGTTGCGTTTTTCTTCATCCGTGATGTCAAATACCTGGGTCAAGTATCTGCCGAGAGCCTCCTCCTCCCTCCATCCGGTCAGCGCCTGTGCAGCCTGATTCAGGAAGGTTACTACTCGTTTACTATCGGTCGCAATCAATCCGTCAGCCGTGCTTCGGCACATCACACTGAGGAACTTCTCCCTCTGCCCAACGTGGGCTGTTGCTTCTGTGGCCGCCTTGCTAGTCCTCCTCATGATTCTTCCTCCTCACTCTTTGCCCCTTGTCAAAACCGTGCTCCGGACTACCGGGTCGAAAGATTGGCACACTATAACGAACCCAGAACTACCGCATTGTTTTGCGGATCTCCTGTCGCAAAGCTATACACTGCCGTCCAGCGTTCTTTTCTCTGTTACCTCTCCAGCAACTCCTTATCTACAGGCATATCGTTAGCTCTAAGGAAATCCATGAGAGCGCTCTGGGTAATGCGATACTGTCCACCCGGATGAAGATACGCTTTGAGGCTGCCAATCTTGACCCACTTCAGAACCGTAGACCTGCTCACATGGCAGTATTTCATGA is from Chloroflexota bacterium and encodes:
- a CDS encoding PAS domain S-box protein; this translates as MRRTSKAATEATAHVGQREKFLSVMCRSTADGLIATDSKRVVTFLNQAAQALTGWREEEALGRYLTQVFDITDEEKRNLTESLLTKALREGAVASVPGGTTLLTRDGTARRIFGDIVPVSSGRGGIAGIVVVFRSIADDQGVAEELQRSEERYRLLFDNYGDPITVYSIDGTLLMVNSVGVKNLGGKPEDFVGKSIYDLHPEQASGYAEGFRQIAMSGKAIHFESEVEIPSGRRWFWSILQPVRDKSGKVYAVQIVSHDITERKQAEERLWKSEERLRLMLESAMDGITVADPQGIITDVNQRVVEIHGFSTKEEILGKNTSELIAPRDRQKALAVWQEGTSQGAVRYECSVLRADKSELPVEISAGALRDRQGHVIGYVGITRDVSDRKRVEDALRESEQRYRLLAENVTDVITSTGMNGQPVYISPSITRLLGYSVEEAMDHPPEQSLTPASAKMAREWLAKVLAGDADEESPQSRRRPVELEFYRKDGSTVWAETSSSIVRDSHGQPLEVVSVLRDISERKQAEHLFRTLFGSSPTGAYIAQHGKFQMANHQFEELTGYTEEELRGMHPLNLVLPDDRSMVRENAIKMLKGQLSPMYEFRLVNKDGQIRWLLEKATSIQYQGQRATLGVLMDITERKQAEQKIQETCEEERKLRSELQAEIKKRVDFTRGLVHELKTPLTSVIASSELLASELPEGPLLRMARNISRSADNLNKRVDELLDVARGEMGMLQLSLTTVDPLPLLQELADEMSPVASNRQQSLVLDLPPFLPPVSADADRLRQVVLNLLGNACKFTGERGKITLRGRGKGDKLVVEVEDTGPGIGEEEQQQLFTPYYRVEGNGKRFRGLGLGLALCKTLVELHGGQIWVNSKKGAGSTFGFSVPLVEVAQLNEAR
- a CDS encoding helix-turn-helix domain-containing protein; amino-acid sequence: MDKDRRLTTGDVMKYCHVSRSTVLKWVKIGSLKAYLHPGGQYRITQSALMDFLRANDMPVDKELLER